A window of Hippoglossus stenolepis isolate QCI-W04-F060 chromosome 18, HSTE1.2, whole genome shotgun sequence contains these coding sequences:
- the zcchc9 gene encoding zinc finger CCHC domain-containing protein 9, translating to MTRWARANNVHKHKPAEATPWSQLRERGRGQPSSSGDHLRGTQPGGFAGKRPNRKKKDYNNEDVNGFMAFLQQKGQPLPGADNQGKEQGQDFREEVEIALKKDRRREDRRIKRQTDKKSNMMCFNCRKPGHGLADCPEADGDEEMGRDICYRCGSTEHEIHKCRAKVDPALGDYPYAKCFICGQTGHLSRSCPDNPKGLYAQGGSCRVCGSVEHFQKDCPEHQAATNSVTVGWLSNNMSADHEEVHVPVKKTKPKPTKVVKF from the exons ATGACGAGATGGGCGAGAGCCAATAACGTCCACAAGCACAAACCAGCAGAGGCCACTCCATGGAGTCAGCTTAGAGAAAGGGGAAGAGGTCAGCCAAGCAGCTCTGGTGACCACCTAAGGGGGACTCAGCCTGGTGGATTCGCTGGGAAAAGACCAAACCGCAAGAAGAAGGATTACAACAATGAGGATGTGAACGGATTCATGGCGTTTCTCCAGCAGAAAGGCCAGCCACTGCCAGGAGCTGATAATCAAGGGAAGGAGCAGGGCCAGGATTTCAGGGAAGAGGTAGAAATTGCCTTGAAGAAagacaggagaagagaggacagaaggataaagagacagacagacaaaaagagCAACATG atgtgttttaactgCAGGAAGCCAGGTCACGGTTTGGCAGACTGTCCAGAGGCAGACGGAGACGAGGAGATGGGCCGAGACATCTGCTATCGCTGCGGCTCCACTGAACATGAAATCCACAAATGTAGAGCTAAAGTTGACCCGGCTCTCG GTGATTACCCGTATGCAAAGTGCTTCATCTGTGGCCAGACTGGACACTTGTCACGATCCTGCCCAGATAATCCTAAAGGACTGTATGCACAAG gaggcTCCTGCCGTGTTTGTGGTTCAGTGGAACATTTTCAGAAGGACTGCCCGGAGCACCAGGCTGCAA ctaACTCTGTGACAGTGGGCTGGTTGTCCAACAACATGAGCGCAGACCACGAGGAAGTACACGTTCCAGTGAAGAAAACCAAACCCAAACCGACTAAAGTGGTGAAGTTTTGA
- the LOC118098006 gene encoding hatching enzyme 1.2, with product MEQSCSVMLRLLIAALLFAENLKDVNSSPVREASKVLQEDWFITALDYMESYPETLQELLSKNYAMLEGDMLLSTDRNAVERKWPTLKIPYLISPELASRTEDILSAITMVTEHTCLTFNKRTTETNHLVFKIGKGCASYVGLIGGGQPVFVAPQCIIGNIVHEILHALGFHHEHTRTDREQYITILPHNIMKGMQRNFNKQQGNTFNLPYDITSILHYGGGFFSANGLDTIVPVKHMKNMGQRVKLTKLDIERVRHLYKCDATETQTGKESGEVDKAGSGSNAEEEIPNSVIQNVTVSFNSTSRGNQSHVPARGKQEENPTASPQHLASATGGRNNTSQTIAPLQPLDTATGGRNNTSQTTSLN from the exons ATGGAGCAGAGCTGCTCAGTCATGTTGCGTCTTCTTATCGCTGCACTTTTATTTGCAGAAAACCTTAAAGATG TCAACTCCAGTCCTGTTCGTGAAGCTAGCAAAG TACTTCAAGAGGACTGGTTCATCACAGCATTGGATTATATGGAGTCTTACCCAGAGACATTACAAG AGCTGCTGTCCAAGAACTATGCAATGTTGGAGGGCGACATGCTGTTGTCG ACCGACAGGAATGCTGTGGAACGTAAATGGCCAACACTGAAGATACCATACCTTATCAGCCCAGAGTTAG CCAGCCGGACAGAGGACATCCTCTCTGCTATCACCATGGTTACTGAGCACACATGTCTGACCTTTAACAAAAGAACCACTGAGACTAACCACCTCGTGTTCAAGATTGGCAAAGG ATGTGCTTCATATGTGGGCTTGATTGGCGGTGGGCAGCCTGTGTTTGTCGCTCCTCAGTGTATCATTGGTAACATCGTCCATGAGATCCTTCACGCGTTGGGTTTCCACCATGAACACACGAGGACAGACCGGGAACAGTACATCACCATTTTGCCTCATAATATCATGAAAG GGATGCAGAGAAACTTCAATAAGCAACAAGGAAACACTTTTAATCTTCCTTATGACATCACTTCCATCCTGCACTACGGAGG aggttttttttcagcAAACGGTCTGGATACCATCGTTCCAGTAAAACATATGAAGAATATGGGACAGAGGGTTAAACTGACAAAGCTAGACATCGAGAGAGTTCGTCACCTCTACAAATGCG atgcaacagaaacacagactggGAAGGAAAGTGGTGAAGTAGACAAAGCAGGCAGTGGGTCAAATGCTGAGGAGGAGATTCCCAACTCCGTGATCCAGAATGTGACGGTTTCCTTCAACAGCACCAGCAGAGGAAACCAGAGTCATGTTCCTGCCAgagggaaacaagaggaaaatccCACAGCTTCACCGCAGCACCTGGCTTCTGCCACTGGAGGGCGCAATAATACCAGTCAGACCATAGCTCCACTGCAGCCCCTGGACACTGCCACTGGAGGGCGCAATAATACCAGCCAGACAACAAGTTTAAACTGA
- the LOC118098017 gene encoding cytochrome c oxidase subunit 5B, mitochondrial, with amino-acid sequence MAARLLLRSAFRAATSRQAARVPALTRSMAAGGIPTDEEQATGLEKIIMDAMKEGKDPYNMLKPKWYSGTKEDPNIVPSITNKRIVGCICEEDNTSVVWFWIHDGEAQRCPSCGSYYQLVHSEIAH; translated from the exons ATGGCTGCAAGGTTACTGCTTCGCTCGGCTTTCAGAGCCGCTACATCCCGCCAGGCTGCCCGGGTCCCTGCTCTGACTCGCAGCATGGCTGCCGGAG GGATTCCCACTGATGAGGAGCAGGCCACAGGGCTGGAGAAGATCATCATGGATGCCATGAAGGAGGGAAAG GACCCCTACAACATGCTGAAGCCAAAGTGGTACAGTGGTACCAAGGAAGATCCAAACATTGTTCCCTCCATCACAAACAAGAGGATTGTGGGATGTATCT GTGAAGAAGACAACACATCTGTGGTGTGGTTCTGGATTCATGATGGGGAGGCCCAGCGCTGCCCGTCCTGTGGTTCCTACTACCAACTGGTGCACTCTGAGATCGCCCACTAA